A window of Flavobacterium branchiarum genomic DNA:
GTACATCTTCTTTTAGCGTAATGGCACCTGATCCAAAATCTTTAAAATGGTCAAACATATCTCTTACAACAGGTCCATACTGCCAAGCTTCAAATTCTTCTTCGAATAACTTCTTATCATATACAGCAATAAAAAAGCCTTGCATATAATAAAGTATTTTCTGGAGTTTTAAATTGGAAATAATCTCTCCTTGACTAGCGTCTGTATGTGCAATAATTTTATGTGCAATTGCTAAAACTGGATAACTCATCACTTTTTTTTATAAATTTAAACAATTCTTTTCAACTATCCATGGAGTATTATTACTTCATAAATCCTCTTTATAAAACAACTTCCCTCAAAGAAAGCCTAATTCTTATTCAACTTTTAAATTACCTCCTACTTCGGATAAACTGTTCTCATTTATTCCCTTCTCCTTTATTTCCAAATTTTTTTCTTTTATTGAACTCCAAAAGATTTTTTTTACTAGCTTCTAAAATATCTTTTTTAGATTCTAATTCAATCTCATCTGGAGTAAAATTTTCTACGTTAAGATAAGTCATTGGATTAGATTTTTTTATAGACTTCACCATATCCACTTTCGAAAACTGCTCCTTCTGATCTAGAGCCATCTTCCGTAAAAATTCAAATCTTTCTTTTTTGGGAGTCCCCATTTTTATCAACTGAGAACTAAGAGATTCTAAATTAGACATAACAAGCAAATCATTAATACTTGAAAAGTCTCTCATGTTTTTCCCATCATTTGCGTGTACTGGATTAGCTTCTTTCCATTGTTTTGCTGTATAACCATATAAAGCTAAATTTAACACGTCGGCTTCATTAGCATATTCTACGCCTTGCTTTTCTTGTGGCAAAATACTATTTGGAATGATGTGTTTCTGAACTGCATCAGTATGAAGGGCGTAATTCACTTTTGTCATAAGACGCCTAACATCCCATTCCAAATTATATTGATTACTTTCAACTTCTTTTAGTCTTTGATATTCTTTATAAAGATAAATTTTAAAAACTGGACTTATTGCCGAACCAAACTCCATAGCAATATCTCTATGAGCATATGTCCCTCCGTTTTTACCTGCTTTTGAAAACACACCTATCGCATTAGTACTTCCTACCCAACCGTTTATAAAGTAAAAGAAGGAACTCCTGCGCTTCTTCTAAAGTGGTCATATTCGACCACTTTAAAATTAGGATTATAAAGCGTTTCCCAAGTGCCCATATATTCTATAGTAGAAATACTTCTAAGCCAATTTTTTATTACATCTGCTGCTCTTGCATCACCTTCTTTCGCACTTACCATATCTGTAAGACATATGTAATCTTCACTATCCTTTGTATATACAGAAACCGGTACGCTATCAACAATCATTTTTTGTACTTTATTCATTTCTAATCTTATTTATAGTATTTTTCATTCCAAAAATACATCAAAATCTTTTTTTGTGCTAAAAAAAAACAGCCACCTTACGATAACTGCTTTCTATAACATTAAGAATAATCTCTTACTCTATATTCTTTATTCTTTATTCTATCTTCTTTATTCTATCTTCTTTATTCTATCTTCTTTATTCTATTTTCTTTATTCTTATTTAAGACCCACACATTTCGCAATCATCTGGACCTGCAGCTTGTGCTTTTAATAGCATTGCTTTATAATCCTCTACATTGATTGGCTCTACTTCTGGAGCTATGACTGCTGCCGCAACAACTACTGGTGCTACTGCTACTGGTACAGTTTCTTCTTTTTTATCGTTGTTTAATGTAAATTTAATTGCATCTACAGCCGATTTAGTTCTCAAGTAATACATTCCTGTTTTTAAACCTGATTGCCATGCATAGAAGTGCATTGATGTAAGCTTAGAATAGTTTGCATCTTGCATAAACAAGTTTAACGATTGCGACTGGTCAATAAAATAACCTCTTTGACGAGACATATCTAAAATGTCTTTCATAGACATTTCCCAAACTGTTTTATACAATTCTTTTAGATCTGCTGGAATTCCATCAATGTTTTGAACTGATCCGTTATGACGCATAATTTCTTGCTTCAACGTTTCGTTCCACAATCCTCTTTCTACTAAATCATGAAGTAAATGTTTGTTTACTACGATGAATTCTCCAGAAAGAGTTCTTCTTGTATAGATATTTGATGTATATGGCTCGAAAGCTTCGTTGTTTCCTAAAATCTGAGAAGTAGATGCTGTTGGCATTGGCGCAACTAATAATGAGTTACGAACTCCGTTTGCAACAACTTCTTTACGCAATGAAGCCCAGTCCCAACGTCCTGATAATTCTTCATCTTTCATTCCCCACATATTGTATTGGAATTCTCCTTTTGACATCGGAGACCCTTCAAATGTAGAATATGGACCTTCAACTTTTGCTAACTCCATAGATGCAGTTACTGCAGCGAAATACAATGTTTCAAAAATTTCTTGATTCAATTGTTTTGCATCATCGCTTGTAAACGGCATTCTTAACATAATAAAAGCATCAGCAAGTCCTTGAACTCCTAAGCCAATTGGTCTATGGCGAACGTTTGAATTTTCTGCTTCTTTTACTGGGTAATAGTTTCTGTCAATTACCTTATTTAAATTGAATGTTACACGTTTAGTAACATCATATAATTTTTGGTGATCAAATTTTCCATTCTCAACAAACATTGGTAATGAAATCGAAGCTAGGTTACAAACTGCAACTTCATCTGGAGATGTGTACTCAATAATTTCAGTACATAAGTTTGATGAACGGATTGTTCCTAAGTTCTTTTGGTTTGATTTACGGTTTGCTGCATCTTTATACAACATATACGGAAGTCCAGTTTCTACTTGAGATTCAAGGATTTTTTCCCAAATTTCTCTTGCTTTGATTGTTTTTCTTCCTTTTCCAGCTGCTTCATATCCTAAATACAAAGCGTCGAATTCTTCGCTGTGTACATCTGATAATCCTGGGCATTCATTAGGACACATTAAAGTCCATGTTGTATCTTCTTGAACTCTCTTCATGAATAAATCTGGAATCCACATTCCAAGAAATAAATCACGTGTTCTCATTTCTTCCTTACCGTGGTTTTTTCTCAAATCTAGGAAATCAAAAAT
This region includes:
- a CDS encoding Panacea domain-containing protein, with product MSYPVLAIAHKIIAHTDASQGEIISNLKLQKILYYMQGFFIAVYDKKLFEEEFEAWQYGPVVRDMFDHFKDFGSGAITLKEDVQIIELTEEENDLFKEVMTEFGQFSAIKLMEMTHAELPWKKIFHENPQGEISYDLLREYFKTQINE
- a CDS encoding KilA-N domain-containing protein, producing the protein MFSKAGKNGGTYAHRDIAMEFGSAISPVFKIYLYKEYQRLKEVESNQYNLEWDVRRLMTKVNYALHTDAVQKHIIPNSILPQEKQGVEYANEADVLNLALYGYTAKQWKEANPVHANDGKNMRDFSSINDLLVMSNLESLSSQLIKMGTPKKERFEFLRKMALDQKEQFSKVDMVKSIKKSNPMTYLNVENFTPDEIELESKKDILEASKKNLLEFNKRKKFGNKGEGNK
- a CDS encoding KilA-N domain-containing protein, which produces MIVDSVPVSVYTKDSEDYICLTDMVSAKEGDARAADVIKNWLRSISTIEYMGTWETLYNPNFKVVEYDHFRRSAGVPSFTL
- a CDS encoding ribonucleoside-diphosphate reductase subunit alpha, with protein sequence MYVIKRDGRKEPVMFDKITDRIKKLCYGLNELVDPVKVAMRVIEGLYDGVSTSELDNLAAETAASMTIAHPDYAQLAARIAVSNLHSNTTKSFSETMTDMYNYVNPRTGKEAPLLADDVYEVIKKNSQVLDSTIIYNRDFNYDYFGFKTLERSYLLKINGKIVERPQHMLMRVSIGIHKDDIESAIETYELMSKKFFTHATPTLFNSGTPKPQMSSCFLLTMKDDSIDGIYDTLKQTAKISQSAGGIGLAIHNVRATGSYISGTNGTSNGIVPMLRVYDMTARYVDQGGGKRKGSFAMYIEPWHADIFDFLDLRKNHGKEEMRTRDLFLGMWIPDLFMKRVQEDTTWTLMCPNECPGLSDVHSEEFDALYLGYEAAGKGRKTIKAREIWEKILESQVETGLPYMLYKDAANRKSNQKNLGTIRSSNLCTEIIEYTSPDEVAVCNLASISLPMFVENGKFDHQKLYDVTKRVTFNLNKVIDRNYYPVKEAENSNVRHRPIGLGVQGLADAFIMLRMPFTSDDAKQLNQEIFETLYFAAVTASMELAKVEGPYSTFEGSPMSKGEFQYNMWGMKDEELSGRWDWASLRKEVVANGVRNSLLVAPMPTASTSQILGNNEAFEPYTSNIYTRRTLSGEFIVVNKHLLHDLVERGLWNETLKQEIMRHNGSVQNIDGIPADLKELYKTVWEMSMKDILDMSRQRGYFIDQSQSLNLFMQDANYSKLTSMHFYAWQSGLKTGMYYLRTKSAVDAIKFTLNNDKKEETVPVAVAPVVVAAAVIAPEVEPINVEDYKAMLLKAQAAGPDDCEMCGS